The DNA sequence aactagaaattcgatttttgaggtttctgaggcgctgtttcggttctcacccaaagattccattaaaaaaaggttatgttctcacccaaagaccccatattttttacattttgctctcaccgaatgccccttagtgcgaaagtgccagccctacacctatatccatttcaaattgaagtgcccccccccccgggtttccGACAAGGCCTTGTTGATTTAGCAATGAGCATTATATCTTTTGCAATCGGAGAGCCTCGTTTTCAATGGTATCACACGTAGTTATGAATCTCATGATCGACTGAGTCACGCCCACAGCCTTAattatttctattaaaaaaaaacccgcatTGCGCATTCATTTCGCAACTGCTACGGGCTTTgagatatacatgtagtattattTTTAGCCATACATTcgaaaaatgaaaacatttggTGCATTGGCCCGATAAACATTGCCTCCAATATTGTTGTGTTTGAGTTATGAACCGATTTACCACTCAAATTTTTATGTTCTTTATTGTTTAAATACACAAAGTCTTCAACTAAAAATTGACTTTCACATGTCACGTAACATTTATATTATTAATATGAACTATCTTTATCCTAAATGTACGCTCCTTTGTTGGAAAAAGTACTCTAACGGCAATTTAGTCCTATTATAGTGCCAGGGCACCCAGCCGttggcattattatgttttgatgaatccaagtgtgtgaaaatagtTGAtctaaacataataatgattaaattggatgctttacgcccaatatttattggtctcgtcCAATATTATCTCGAccaaatatgggctcaattggtccaattttatataaaacaatagTTTAATAATATATAGCAGCTTGATGCCAATGAAGATGTTGGAAAAACTACTAAATACCAATTTGTCATAATGGACATAGGCATACATGTGTTGGAAAAACTATACTCAAATAGCAAGTTTGTCCTGAATGGACATCCAGGTGTTGGAAAaactactataatagcaactgtGTCCTGAATGGacatccaggtattggaaaaactactataatagcaactttgtcctgaATGGACATCCAGGTGTTGGAAAaactactataatagcaactttgtcctgaATGGacatccaggtattggaaaaactactataatagcaactttgtcatGAATGGACATCCAGGTGTTGGAAAaactactataatagcaactttgtcctatGGGCATTCAGGTGTTGGAAAAACTACTATAATAGCAAATTTCTCCTAAATGGTTATTGCCTCTTAATAAGGGGGATTATTAACTTTCTGGGATGTGTTTTAACTACAATACCAATTTCGTACTAGTGGATGAACAGGTTTTGAACATAACTCTAGTACCGTCGTCCTAAATGGGTATCAAGTTGTCCAAATCCCCAAAACGCACAATCATGGTGCAACTTCGTTGTTGGGAAAAAATACATTAATAGCAACTTTAACGTGCGCTAATCACTAAACCAGATACAATTATTGGTACATGTAGGACTACTTCGTTCGTAAGAAATTCGGTAGTATGGCGCCACCATAAAGAAATAAAAGATAGAATAGAAATGGCGGTgtctttaaatgttgacaaaatgtcaGAGCATGCATCATTTATATTGGCCCGTTACCTTGGATGAATCATCCAATGTCAGACACTGTTCTCCCACGAGGCCCTGGTTAGGGTGTATACATTCAGCCAGGCGTTACCCTGATGGGAACTGACTGTGAGGTCTATGTCATTCGCTGCATCTGCCACACAATTCAAAATACAGAGAACGAATAATACAGTTTTTGGATATAAATTGCCCGGGATAAATTGCTGGTGGGTAGGCATATGCTCACCCGgaatttgaggtggtgggtctttggaagCTGATGCCGTAcgggtaaaagggggtcttttggaactGTGAACTGGTAAAATTAAGGGTCACTAGTTGATAATCACCTGAGGAAAaacccagaaatgtgaggaatagGGCCTAGTTAATTTAGGGGTTCTTTAAGAGCTGGAACTTTACAAattaagggtctttcggagcttcattttggtcaaatttaaggGGTCGTTCGGAGctgtgaaatccaaaaagggggtctttccggggaacatAACCGTATGGTCATGTCTTATCACTAGCCTTAACTCTAGCCCTATAGCCCTAACCCTAGCAAACACAGTTTCATATTCTACATAGCGAATCTTATTTTATTTTCGACatggcgaaccttatttcatattggaCATAGCGGACCTTCGACAAATAGCGAAGTTTTTTATATCCGACATAGCGAACCAAGAATAGCagttcgacatagcgaaccttcaacATATAACCAAAAAACAAACACGCTGtaacaaaatttgtaaaaaaaaaaaagaaaaaaaagaattttattcTTAATTCTACAAAACAACACACGTAACAAATGTAAACAATATAGGTTTATACAAGTAGTAAATGCCTAATTAGTATATATAATAGGCCAATGCCAATGGATGAAAAGTTAAGTATCAGAAAATAATGACATAGAAGGGGAGAAGAGGAATTGTTGGTCGACCGTCGAAgcagccaagaaaaaaaaatcgattttcattatctgaatcaatatattattgaaaaataacacttggtgttttgcaaaaactcattctacaaatcatatactttgaaaacttgcttaatttattgttgttaatgagttatgtacgttttacaaaagtgttgttgtttcagccctctttacaacataactcaagaaccacaggacctacaaaagtatatctatgatatttgaattcttctacacgctcgctattaattgagcaatgcaatttttgctaaagctcactaccattcgcaagatgctgtgaactacatttttttgctgcttcgaccaaaaatGTTTATCTACCaattatttcttgcagatttataattcgtttagcaaaaatatcgtcaaatttgaatttcgttctggtataccagaacgaaattctattttgtcaaaaaccacgccacagtattcctctggtcataacgattcagaaaaagtatagtttgacatattaGCGCCACTGTTCTTGAGTTAAAAGCAGCCTGAAAAGCAGAATGGTCAAAATTGGGGGCGTTCAGTTTTTATGGCCACACAGGAGTCAAAAACTAAAAGTGCTCTGATTTCAATGAAAaaggtctcaaattgttcgtcatgTAAAATGAATTTAAGTTCATTTTACATGACGAACAGTTTGAGATACACAATCTTTATACAATtggtactacatcccttgataaatttgtttttgcatttctctcaaaaaaataataacacactggtaacaaaagttatctacattataggggcaaggaacccagttactacattggaatttcagtgactcaagacaagcggtatgtaacgtagttatgataagaaaagaggtaccgctatacctcatttcttaacatatatatatataatgaaccacttgtcttgaatcaaatATCAGTGAAGTAATAATgagttccttgcccctataatatacatatcttttgttaccagtgtgtagttatttgtttgagaaaaatgcaaaattaggcgcaaaatttatcaggggtgtagtacgacCTTAAATTAATTAACATAAAAATTTCTTTTAATTACACTGAGttgatcatataaaataaaatacttgaaTGCATTCGATTCTTTATGAATGCCTTCCTTATATCCCTAAAAATACAATGCAATGTCCCTTTATTACAACAGTACAATGAGTTGATGATACAAAACCTGTAAAATACAATTGCGGCACCAGGGGTGTGTTCCAGATGACCCCAAATTTTGGGCGTTTTCCCcctggtcaaaataaaaaatcaaggaaaatttccactttttaggccaaaaatgtaaaacctggtgccgccactgagtgaataacaatgggctattccggttgaaatccatacaccctatagaagacatgatcttattcTTCCAAACAAGGGTTGTGGATTTGAATTGGAGTCACCCTTTCacgtagccccatttgaaattcacactccctgtgtgaagatTATAAAggtcatcttccatagggggtgtatgaattttaactggaatagcccagtacatCACATGGGTAAATACATAATTCATTCCATCCTtacccagcgaacacaaaacgttttcgtcaTTATTGTACGGGGATCTGCCACatagactttcggatgctgactttctataTATCAACTTTTTGCAGTTTTTCAGCTACCCATCAGTAAGGcctataccaattttcaacaaaaagcacccaaaaatcacacaaatttgcCCTATTTGGGCGATTTTAATGGCACTTTGACCAAAATGCACTAAATTAGGCGCAtattggtcttcactgaaaacctacccataccaaaatcgctgaaaaggtaccctaaaacccgtggcacatccccgtataccagGGAGAGACCCCCGGGATATATTCATTCTGTGTATATGTAAAGAAGCCTAAAGCTACAAATATGTAAAATCCAACGAACTGGTGAAAGTTCAAAATCAACAAAACACAACAATATTCATAAAAATGTTGTACAGTTGTACAGTAGTTGAAGTTACCCATCTCCAGAGAAGATGAGAGGCTTTGTATAGTTGGTTTCACAAAGATCTCTCATCTTTTTGTAGGAAAACCACTGCAGCTATGTCAGTTGGATCATGGAGTAAATCAGCCTGTCTTTGTTGAAATAGGTCAAACGATGAATGCAATTAACAGCCATACTTACAACACTGTATCAAATCAAAAAAGAAAGGAATATAGTGAATTGAGTGTTTTTTCATAACTagaaagccccccaaaaaaaaaaaaattaattaattaatttaaaaaaagaaagacaaataaataaacgtaaattgaataaataaatatggtcTTAGAAGAACGGCTTCGTGAAGCGTTGATTTTAATGAACCTGTATGTATCACTCAATAATACGGTAGGCTCAGGTAAACCATggaagtatataggcctactagatgGCTAAACCTGTAATGTATCATAAATCAGAATTATGCTGTTTTCAtacttcatcatgtttatgtCGCTTGCcgctgccgctgagcggcatgacgcttcatcgtGCTGAGCGCCGCGGCACACCGCTgtgcggcagcggcatgactctgaaagcagTGGCGCGGCGGCactactttttgcggcaattgtgtgcaaaatttattgatttttccCTTCTGAAATTCAATTTTTCCCCATGCCCAATGCCCCCGAAAAATCCTTGACGCCGCGTAATTCTTTACACAGTTTTGTTCAAAAATTTGTTGTTGAAGGTTGTGTTGAATTATTCTATTTATAATTGTCTGGGTCAAAGAGTGCATTTTGAccgattttcaaaagaaatacagACACCCCTGTAtgaaaaacataaaacataagATTTGCGTAAGAATAGGTTAACTTTACAAAGATTTTTAATGACCGTTTTGGTAAAATTGACCTGTCATAGGCTATAGacaatatcccacaatgcattattCCAGAGGGTATGACGTAGCCGTAACAGACTCATCGACCGTATGCTATATTTGAAAGGTCACAGAGGGTCATttatagcctgaatccttctggaaAATATCGCAAATTACAGATTTGCGTCACCTTGGTCACTGTCGGATTTCATTTGGCATAGAAAATTTGGGATATTATTATACCAGGTACTTACCAAACAACACCAAATGAATACCCATGGAAAGAAGAAAATGGTGATACAACAGTGCAGGCAATGATTGACACGATCCCTACAGATAAAAACATGAGAGACAGAGTAGATGTCTGTTAGTCCACTTTCACATCTGTGTATCATCATGCTAAGGAACATTTAGCCTTAATTTAATATGAATGTCATCAAAATATGACTAACCAAGTTAAGTTATAGACTGCACGATTGCAGtgatctcccaggaggtgctggactaCGTCCccgtttcctcttcccatgtggtggaatataataACGGGCATCTTCTGTCaaaggctcgtcgtcttcaagacgcaggaTATGgtcgagaaatttgagttgatgaatcttgactctggcaaccagtggagtggtgttggtcagattgtagatggtttcatttggaatccgaactcacgcttgatgtttaacatgactctgtactaaaggcattgatcttgtttttctTGTCCTTgatgattacccatgactcgcacatgtacagaaagacagtaacacaggtTGTTTCAAACagtttgatttttgtttcgattagCTTCGATTGgtagggatgggcttctccaaaggcgtttcagtttccagaaagctgtccAGGCTAGTGCTTTCGTTCtatttaggtctccaacactagagcccatttTAGAAACTGAGTACTTGTAGTCTGTGACGTGGTTGATGGTCGTTACAGGTTGCAGTCATAATTTATATTCTGTGTGATGACAACGTCTCGATCTGCTGCTTCTGCATTTGtagtcctagtaagctgcgactgggctCGGTCTATGGacgattccaacagggcaatatcaccAGCAaaattcagcatcctagcaggaaaCCTCCTTGACCTTGACCAACGTGGGaataggtaacaattccagcgtcagttccagaagttgatttcttcagaaggtagtctaccaggataatgaacaggaatggtgccaacacccCGTCCAACatatcaccctgaagcactccagttgttactttgaaaggctctgagatacttccatctataCCATAACGGCACGTATAAATATACGGCACGTAAATAACATCATAGGAAGCAAAATGGCGCCTACTTCTAGTAAGTGGATTTAAGAAAATGGGCTGGGATACATATTCTTCAATCGTTTCTTCCACTCGCTCTTCCCATAATTTATTGACTTCCCTGCTGCACTGCATGTCATGCACGTAGAGGGTTTGTGCAACAAACTGAGGGCTAGCTGCATTTTTGGCGATATTAaggttttggtaccaaaataatcctatGAACACTGGAAATATTCTGGCCACAAAGGGCTATCTGCATTGAAATTTGTACTTAAATTACATGGATTTCAAAATCAGACGTCCGGAGCAAAAGTGCTATTTTGTTTAGTGCAACAAAGGGCTGCCTGCACCGTCCATAGAGTTTGTGTATGCAATGCAGGGAGTCTCTGATGTTTATAGAGCAACAAAGTACTATCTGCATCTGGGCTATCTGCAAACGTTTTtgctcatatctcgaaatgcccaatTTGTAGATAGCCCTTTGTTGCACTAACCCCTCGATATGTACTTACTTTTGTTGTTGGTTAACAATAGTTGTCACCTGGACTTGCTGAGGAGCAGGAGCCGCTTGCTGCTGATTATTTACGATAACTACTCCCGGCTGTTGATTGGGTGGGTATCCCTGTTGAGGTGGTGAATAGCCCTGTTGAGGTGGTGGATAACCCTGTTGAGGTGGTGGATAGCCCTGTTGAGGTGGGTACCCTTGTTGAGGCGGTGCCTGCAAACAGATTTCAATTTCGTTAACATGTTTTACACATTCACCATTGAATGTGAATTGGTTTTGCAGAGAATTTCATAACTATAGTTTGGACACAATTGCATAGAAAATTTGTCAACAATTAATACCCCTAAAACTAAACTCTGACTAAAACACGATATCttgatattatttattttctCCCCTTATACCCATGTATGTGGTGCGGAAGGAGGCAAAGTGAACAAAATATATCGCCCCTGCCTTTTTGAAGGAAGAGGGAGACTCTTTGGCCGCCATTGCCATCATGGCCATATTTCCGGTTCCCAAAACGCCCGGCTGGGTCATTTACGGAAATGGTCGGCAGCTCTTTACACTACTTGAATAATGTTGAACCACGAAACGGACGGGGAACCGTCACTCAGACCCGCTTCTCAGAAGGCCCACTATCCAGAAAACCGTCAaattctgaatagtgggcttgttttcatttaaaatgtcccGCTAACCAGAAGGCCCGCTAATCAGAAAacccgttaatcagaaggcccgctactcagaaaatattttctgaatagcgggtatttttctgagtagcgggccttctgattaacgggtCCTTTGCACACCCTCTATTCAGACAACCCGCCACTCAGAAAACCCAGTTCTCagaagttagggttaggggttagggttggggttagggttgggccAGGGTTCGGGGTTAGGGTTAAAACAGCCCACTAGTCAAAAGTCTGGATAGTGGGCATTTTGAGTAGCGGGTCTTCTAACGGATACAGCCCGCTAGCCAGAAAATCCGCTAGtcagaaggcccgctagtcaGAAAATTCTGAGTAGTgggacttttacataaaattcaacaaaaagcccactattcagaaagtccgttattcagaaggcccgctactcagaaaattctgactagcgggccttctaaataatgggttttctgaatagcgggtctTCTAACTACCGGGTCTGAGTGACGGGCTGCACCCGAAATGGACAACCAACTTTCTTTGGCTTCTCCCTTTAAAAATACAGCGGTTGGTAAGTATATTCCCCACGCGATGGTGAGTTAGCACAGATGACCACTGGCCCTGATGACTTTGAAATTACATGTACCTTCAATTTTTGTGAAACATATTCATAGTTACCACTGGTTACTCGcaatcaaaaattgacaaaataaacCTGAAAAAATGCAGAGGTCTTACATATCGatattggttcacctcaagtttggaagTGACGTCAATACTTTTACACTGTTGCGCCCCATATATAATGATAAAATATCTATGTGCGCGATTCGATAGTGTGACCAGCACCTTTAATACGCACCAacttcactaccgaacttgaggcgaaccaaaatAGAGATGCATAATACTTTAaacagctcgtaatcggcgggaattattaggcttttatcactgcGCCGAAAagtaaaggcttaatgtacgatttccttcaaattttaaatttgtcattatatactcaaaatgctgaaataatactagtaataagtatcgggaatggtttctgttaattttgagctgaaataacgaggtaaagtgaaagaaacactgcttgttattttggccgtttaacacgcagttctatgggaggacataaagtcaattatgactttatattatgtcgaactttgctctgtttacctacaaacacaagaaatttggctgattccatttaggtgcaagttgtgacatgtgtaaacattacaaatatgccaaaaaatcaggtttgataaaaattaaccaaattcataattatagatcgtacattatgactttaagagtgatatctgcctggtctatattttgcgtgttaaagacaaagtacaggacttcaattaataatttgtaatacttctggcgagatgtcataaGACAATTCTctaatataaaatatattaatccgcgatgttataagccccgccgattacgagctgatcaaactgtagttgCCGATTGTACGTACCGACATGGTTTATGGTAGGTGTCAGACACAGATTCAGCTTCACTAGATGACTAGTAGTTAAAATATTCACATGCAATATCTGTCTCCTGTTTGTGTCAACTGCATTGTGAATACAAGAAGGCAATACGTGGATTTAGGGTTAATACTTTGTCGGagtccacaccactcttcgtcatacataaattctcccagccacatttccctaacataatatgaattttttggaaatttagttcggcagaggtggggctcgaactcacgccgcGCCGCACCGCTATCGTGAATTCtgaatgagcctagcgccttagaccgctcggccacatgacttaatcatgttaattgttggtatccatcttgaaacgtttttgaacatataatcgcaacttcaacataagcttaccacgtgacaagcaaagacagaaaacgtgccatattttggaattttatttgcttaaaaacattaatgtgtattaatagcgctcaattgttaataactgcgtgttctacatacagaaatccgacaataaatgggcctctcatacatgtacattgcacaatacatttatatcgattttgactcgccgcgCGCTGCACGGGCTACTACTCCTATATACATGTGTCAGTATAttggagcctaccatttttcgtgTAGGCCTTACAATAggcgaatccaacaagccaagtcatggtcaggatttggtcggccattaccgGGTCCCCGCagcatattcatattcatattcatattcatattcattttatttccataaaaaactgacattcacaaaaacaatcaaattaaaaatttacagaaaacaacacattatggaggaagaggctagaaggccaataaggccagatatatcgcctccccctagaaattataaagttacaaataacatttatacaaaaaaatcaatcaaacatcacataaaaaggaatcactaaccaaaagacaagacaaggacggtgctcaaagataatatattaagtatattttgagattaacatttcttttaattgaTAACGGAAATGTTTAATAGATCTGGAGTTTTTCACAAAAATACCTAGTGAATTCCAAAGGATGGGGCCTTTAGTACGGATTGCGTGATCAGAAAAAACTTTTTGTTTTTAGTCAAATTTAAGTCGTTTACATgtcttgtcttgtagttatgtacatcagagcgtttggaaaaataattattaaatataagagggagttcattaatagaatacttgtacatgaatgtacccaaatctagtgtgtacatatcttcgatAGTTAAGATGTTATAGTTTGCAAACAACGGTCCTGTATGTTCTCTGTAGTGACTGTTTGCTATCGTTCTTATAGCCCACTTTTGgagtttcattaatttacttaagtaagttttacaggtATCCCCCATACAAGTATTCCATAATTAAGATAGGGCATTATCAAAGTACAATAAAGGGTATGTAAAATACGTTCTGGTACATAATGTTTTAGTTTGGTCATGACACCAACATTTCTTGACACTGTTTTTGAAATACAATCTATGTGgcttttccaagtgagacattcatcTATTAACACACCAAGAAACTTGGTTTGTTGTACTCTTTCTAAGGTAGTGTAGTTAAGTATGATTCTCAGATCATTAATTTGTGTCATATTTGGCGTTCctagtatcatgtaatttgtttt is a window from the Amphiura filiformis chromosome 12, Afil_fr2py, whole genome shotgun sequence genome containing:
- the LOC140166384 gene encoding uncharacterized protein, which translates into the protein MSAPPQQGYPPQQGYPPPQQGYPPPQQGYSPPQQGYPPNQQPGVVIVNNQQQAAPAPQQVQVTTIVNQQQKDRVNHCLHCCITIFFFPWVFIWCCLCCKYGC